In Aquila chrysaetos chrysaetos chromosome 10, bAquChr1.4, whole genome shotgun sequence, the following proteins share a genomic window:
- the SNED1 gene encoding sushi, nidogen and EGF-like domain-containing protein 1 isoform X2, producing the protein MRGLAGWAVLVALGEWLWAGGVVPLADFYPFGPTQGDAATRKQDDGGSELRPLSLPFPFFGAGHTGLYVNNNGIISFLKEVSQFTPVAFPISKDRRVVAAFWADVDNRRAGDVYYRESTEQPILERASRDIAQYFPEFPGFSAQWVFIATWYRVTFFGGSSFTPVNTFQIVLITDGKLSFTIFNYESITWTTGMHASSGGDFAGLGGIAAQAGFNAGDGKRYFNIPGSRTDDIADVEMTTNVGIPGRWVFRIDDAQVQVGGCSNTTSVCLTLRPCLNGGKCIEDCITGNPSYTCSCLAGFTGKRCHVDVDECLSHPCQNGASCLNGAGNFSCRCLPGFRGTNCETEESPCESRVCQNGGRCKAVNGTAACLCQPGYTGVDCQTEVNECESSPCLNGGHCVDMVDNYTCVCLEPFVGQRCETDSSSCEDRSCRNRQTCNYIRPGRYICTCSPGYYGNNCQYGGPRVPGACLSHPCQNAGSCLETEQGYICECREGYTGQDCRDKLSDGCECRNGGSCLEGNVTICQCPPGFFGLLCEFEVTTTPCNMNTQCPDGGYCMEYGGSYLCVCHTDYSTNHTMPSPCDSEPCLNGGSCEVHDDSYTCECPRGFLGKHCEKAKPRLCSMGPCRNGGTCREADGEYHCTCPYRFTGKHCEIGKPDPCASGPCQNGGTCFHYIGKYKCDCPPGYAGRHCEIVPSACFLSPCENGATCEDLGGGYACMCPMGYVGKHCQSEVDCGVPSEVKHAQASFNSTKVGSLAEYQCELGYTLSQHNHPRVCRLPGVWSDPPECDEIDECLSQPCLNGGRCKDRIAEFLCLCEPGYSGHHCESDVDECQSEPCKNGGTCWDLPGSFTCYCPEGFVGTQCETEVDACESAPCRNGGECESYRGSYLCVCPEGFFGYHCEIASDPCFSSPCGSRGYCLPSNGTHSCTCKVSYTGKSCEKELLPPTSLKVERVEDTGVLISWHPPEDAAARQLIDGYAVTYVSLDGSYRRTDFVDRSRSAHQLRALASGRAYNISVFSVKRNVNNKNDISRPVMLTTRTRPRTVEGFEITNVTASTITVQWALHRLKHSTVSRVRVSIRQPGDLADRTVELNSSVAKYTFLDLQPGERYIIHVTTLSGLGTEDHPSESLATAPFHVWTRPLPPQNLTASRVTTTSVSMAWEQPSTGAVEGYIINVTTAQSVKSRYVPNGKLVSYTVRDLLPGQWYRLSVTAVQNTEQGQVHSEPIHLYITTLQRDGAPERRWSQGGHPRVLRNRLPPAFLPELRLLADHDTAEEPSPAPRFTELVDGRGRISARFGTALGKSITVKTREGQNCSTNPCRNGGTCARDAESYHCDCRLGFKGRLCELAACKKVPHSCTRLYSETKSFPVWEGGTCHYLYRRVYKVHQDICYKESCEGTGSEKTTSRKPSNSHTLKKP; encoded by the exons GTGAACAACAATGGGATCATCTCATTCCTGAAGGAGGTGTCCCAGTTCACACCGGTGGCCTTCCCCATCTCCAAGGACCGGCGCGTGGTGGCTGCTTTCTGGGCTGATGTGGATAACCGGCGGGCGGGCGATGTGTATTACCGGGAGAGCACCGAGCAGCCCATCTTAGAGAGAGCAAGCAGGGACATCGCGCAGTATTTCCCCGAGTTCCCAGGGTTTTCCGCGCAGTGGGTCTTCATCGCCACCTGGTACCGAGTGACCTTCTTTGGGGGCAGTTCGTTTACACCG gtAAACACTTTCCAGATCGTTCTCATCACAGACGGCAAGCTCTCCTTCACCATCTTCAACTATGAGTCCATCACCTGGACCACGGGTATGCACGCCAGCAGTGGGGGGGACTTTGCTGGGCTCGGCGGCATCGCGGCGCAG GCAGGTTTTAACGCCGGTGATGGAAAGCGCTACTTCAACATCCCCGGATCCCGCACCGATGACATCGCTGACGTGGAGATGACGACAAATGTGGGTATCCCCGGGCGCTGGGTGTTCAGAATCGATGATGCCCAGGTGCAAGTGGGGGGCTGCAGCAATACAA CCTCTGTCTGCCTGACGCTGCGGCCCTGCCTGAATGGGGGGAAGTGTATCGAGGACTGCATCACGGGGAACCCCTCCTAcacctgctcctgcctggctggctTTACTGGGAAGAGGTGCCATGTTG ATGTGGACGAGTGTCTCTCCCACCCATGTCAGAACGGAGCCTCCTGCCTCAATGGTGCCGGCAACTTCAGCTGCAGGTGCCTGCCGGGCTTCAGAGGCACCAACTGCGAGACCG AAGAGTCGCCATGTGAGAGCAGGGTGTGCCAGAACGGCGGGAGGTGCAAGGCGGTGAACGGGACGGCAGCGTGCTTGTGCCAGCCGGGGTACACAGGGGTGGACTGCCAGACAG AGGTGAACGAGTGCGAGTCCAGCCCGTGCTTGAACGGTGGGCACTGTGTCGACATGGTTGATAACTACACCTGCGTGTGCCTGGAGCCCTTCGTGGGACAGCGCTGTGAGACAg ACTCATCTTCCTGCGAGGACCGGAGCTGCAGAAACCGGCAGACGTGCAACTACATCCGCCCTGGCCGCTACATCTGCACCTGCTCCCCGGGTTATTACGGCAACAACTGCCAGTACG GTGGGCCCCGTGTGCCCGGCGCCTGCCTCTCCCACCCATGCCAGAACGCGGGCAGCTGCCTGGAGACGGAGCAGGGCTACATCTGCGAATGCCGGGAGGGCTACACCGGGCAGGACTGTCGAGACA AACTCTCGGATGGCTGTGAGTGTCGCAATGGGGGCAGTTGTCTGGAGGGGAATGTCACCATCTGCCAATGCCCACCTGGGTTTTTTGGTCTCCTCTGTGAATTTG AAGTCACCACCACGCCGTGCAACATGAACACGCAGTGCCCGGATGGTGGGTACTGCATGGAGTATGGCGGGAGCTACCTCTGTGTCTGCCACACTGACTACAGCACCAACCACA CGATGCCATCCCCCTGTGACTCAGAGCCCTGCCTGAACGGGGGGTCCTGTGAGGTTCATGACGACTCGTATACCTGCGAGTGTCCTCGAGGCTTCCTTGGCAAGCACTGCGAGAAAG CCAAGCCACGGCTCTGCAGCATGGGGCCCTGTCGCAACGGGGGCACCTGCAGGGAGGCGGATGGCGAGTACCACTGCACCTGCCCCTACCGCTTCACCGGCAAGCACTGCGAGATCG GTAAGCCAGACCCCTGTGCCTCGGGGCCCTGCCAGAACGGGGGCACCTGCTTCCACTACATCGGCAAGTACAAGTGCGACTGTCCCCCAGGCTACGCTGGCCGGCACTGCGAGATTG TGCCCTCCGCGTGCTTCCTTAGCCCCTGTGAGAACGGCGCTACCTGCGAGGACCTTGGCGGGGGCTATGCTTGCATGTGCCCCATGGGCTATGTAGGGAAGCACTGCCAGTCTG AGGTCGACTGTGGCGTCCCCAGCGAGGTGAAGCATGCCCAGGCCTCTTTCAACTCCACCAAGGTGGGCTCGCTGGCTGAATACCAGTGTGAGCTGGGCTACACCCTCAGTCAGCACAACCACCCCCGTGTCTGCCGCTTGCCAGGCGTCTGGAGCGACCCCCCCGAATGCGATG AGATTGATGAGTGcctgtcccagccctgcctgaacGGTGGCCGGTGCAAGGACCGCATTGCCGAGTTCCTGTGCCTGTGTGAGCCAGGTTACAGCGGCCACCACTGCGAGTCGG ATGTTGATGAGTGCCAGTCAGAGCCCTGTAAGAATGGCGGGACCTGCTGGGACCTCCCTGGGTCCTTCACTTGCTACTGTCCCGAGGGCTTTGTGGGGACCCAGTGCGAGACAG aAGTGGACGCCTGCGAGTCAGCCCCTTGCCGAAATGGAGGAGAGTGCGAGAGCTACAGGGGCTCCTACCTCTGTGTGTGCCCAGAGGGTTTCTTCGGCTACCACTGCGAGATAG CCAGCGACCCGTGCTTCTCCAGTCCCTGCGGGAGCAGAGGCTACTGCCTGCCCAGCAATGGCACCCACAGCTGCACCTGCAAAGTCAGCTACACAGGCAAGAGCTGCGAAAAAG AATTGCTGCCACCAACCTCATTAAAGGTGGAAAGGGTGGAGGACACTGGTGTGTTGATTTCTTGGCACCCACCTGAGGACGCAGCCGCCAGGCAACTCATTGACGGCTACGCCGTGACGTACGTATCCCTCGACGGCTCTTACCGCAGGACAGATTTTGTGGACCGAAGTCGTTCTGCCCACCAATTGCGGGCACTAGCCTCCGGCAGAGCCTacaatatttctgtcttttcagtcAAACGCAACGTGAACAACAAGAACGATATCAGCAGGCCCGTCATGCTCACCACACGCACTA GACCGCGTACGGTGGAAGGCTTTGAGATCACGAACGTGACAGCCAGCACCATCACGGTGCAATGGGCTCTCCACCGGCTCAAGCACTCCACTGTCAGTAGGGTGCGTGTCTCCATCCGCCAGCCGGGGGACCTGGCAGACCGCACCGTGGAGCTGAACAGCAGCGTGGCCAAGTACACCTTCCT GGATCTGCAACCAGGAGAGAGGTACATCATCCATGTCACGACGCTGAGCGGCCTGGGGACGGAAGACCACCCCTCGGAGAGTCTGGCCACGGCCCCCTTCCATGTGTGGACAA ggcctctacccccccaaaacctcacCGCCTCCCGCGTCACCACCACCTCCGTGTCGATGGCGTGGGAGCAGCCGTCCACCGGCGCTGTAGAGGGGTACATCATCAACGTCACCACCGCTCAGAGTGTGAAGAGCCGCTACGTGCCCAATGGGAAGCTTGTGTCCTACACAGTGCGGGACCTGCTCCCTGGGCAGTGGTACCGCCTGTCCGTGACGGCTGTGCAGAACACAGAGCAAGGCCAAGTGCACAGTGAACCCATCCACCTCTACATCACCACCT TGCAGAGGGATGGGGCTCCGGAGAGACGGTGGAGCCAAGGTGGACACCCCCGGGTCCTGCGCAACAGGCTGCCCCCAGCTTTCCTGCCCGAGCTCCGCTTGCTAGCAGATCACGACACAGCTGAGGAGCCCTCACCAGCCCCCAG GTTCACCGAGCTGGTGGATGGCAGAGGGAGGATCAGCGCCAGGTTTGGCACTGCGCTGGGTAAATCCATCACTGTGAAGACAC GTGAGGGGCAGAACTGCTCCACAAACCCCTGCAGGAACGGAGGCACCTGCGCCAGGGACGCCGAGTCCTACCACTGCGACTGCCGCCTGGGATTTAAGGGCCGGCTCTGCGAGCTGG CAGCCTGCAAGAAGGTGCCACACTCGTGCACGCGGCTGTACTCGGAAACCAAGTCATTCCCCGTGTGGGAAGGAGGCACCTGCCACTACCT GTACAGGAGAGTCTACAAGGTACACCAGGACATCTGCTACAAGGAGAGCTGCGAGGGTACCGGTTCCGAGAAGACAACCAGCAG aaaaccAAGCAACAGTCACACACTGAAGAAGCCATAG
- the SNED1 gene encoding sushi, nidogen and EGF-like domain-containing protein 1 isoform X3 → MRGLAGWAVLVALGEWLWAGGVVPLADFYPFGPTQGDAATRKQDDGGSELRPLSLPFPFFGAGHTGLYVNNNGIISFLKEVSQFTPVAFPISKDRRVVAAFWADVDNRRAGDVYYRESTEQPILERASRDIAQYFPEFPGFSAQWVFIATWYRVTFFGGSSFTPVNTFQIVLITDGKLSFTIFNYESITWTTGMHASSGGDFAGLGGIAAQAGFNAGDGKRYFNIPGSRTDDIADVEMTTNVGIPGRWVFRIDDAQVQVGGCSNTTSVCLTLRPCLNGGKCIEDCITGNPSYTCSCLAGFTGKRCHVDVDECLSHPCQNGASCLNGAGNFSCRCLPGFRGTNCETEESPCESRVCQNGGRCKAVNGTAACLCQPGYTGVDCQTEVNECESSPCLNGGHCVDMVDNYTCVCLEPFVGQRCETDSSSCEDRSCRNRQTCNYIRPGRYICTCSPGYYGNNCQYGGPRVPGACLSHPCQNAGSCLETEQGYICECREGYTGQDCRDKLSDGCECRNGGSCLEGNVTICQCPPGFFGLLCEFEVTTTPCNMNTQCPDGGYCMEYGGSYLCVCHTDYSTNHTMPSPCDSEPCLNGGSCEVHDDSYTCECPRGFLGKHCEKAKPRLCSMGPCRNGGTCREADGEYHCTCPYRFTGKHCEIGKPDPCASGPCQNGGTCFHYIGKYKCDCPPGYAGRHCEIVPSACFLSPCENGATCEDLGGGYACMCPMGYVGKHCQSEVDCGVPSEVKHAQASFNSTKVGSLAEYQCELGYTLSQHNHPRVCRLPGVWSDPPECDEIDECLSQPCLNGGRCKDRIAEFLCLCEPGYSGHHCESDVDECQSEPCKNGGTCWDLPGSFTCYCPEGFVGTQCETEVDACESAPCRNGGECESYRGSYLCVCPEGFFGYHCEIASDPCFSSPCGSRGYCLPSNGTHSCTCKVSYTGKSCEKELLPPTSLKVERVEDTGVLISWHPPEDAAARQLIDGYAVTYVSLDGSYRRTDFVDRSRSAHQLRALASGRAYNISVFSVKRNVNNKNDISRPVMLTTRTRPRTVEGFEITNVTASTITVQWALHRLKHSTVSRVRVSIRQPGDLADRTVELNSSVAKYTFLDLQPGERYIIHVTTLSGLGTEDHPSESLATAPFHVWTRPLPPQNLTASRVTTTSVSMAWEQPSTGAVEGYIINVTTAQSVKSRYVPNGKLVSYTVRDLLPGQWYRLSVTAVQNTEQGQVHSEPIHLYITTLQRDGAPERRWSQGGHPRVLRNRLPPAFLPELRLLADHDTAEEPSPAPRFTELVDGRGRISARFGTALGKSITVKTQPEAPVKLENAEVSSQGSLALQLREAKSKSEGQNCSTNPCRNGGTCARDAESYHCDCRLGFKGRLCELGTGESTRYTRTSATRRAARVPVPRRQPAENQATVTH, encoded by the exons GTGAACAACAATGGGATCATCTCATTCCTGAAGGAGGTGTCCCAGTTCACACCGGTGGCCTTCCCCATCTCCAAGGACCGGCGCGTGGTGGCTGCTTTCTGGGCTGATGTGGATAACCGGCGGGCGGGCGATGTGTATTACCGGGAGAGCACCGAGCAGCCCATCTTAGAGAGAGCAAGCAGGGACATCGCGCAGTATTTCCCCGAGTTCCCAGGGTTTTCCGCGCAGTGGGTCTTCATCGCCACCTGGTACCGAGTGACCTTCTTTGGGGGCAGTTCGTTTACACCG gtAAACACTTTCCAGATCGTTCTCATCACAGACGGCAAGCTCTCCTTCACCATCTTCAACTATGAGTCCATCACCTGGACCACGGGTATGCACGCCAGCAGTGGGGGGGACTTTGCTGGGCTCGGCGGCATCGCGGCGCAG GCAGGTTTTAACGCCGGTGATGGAAAGCGCTACTTCAACATCCCCGGATCCCGCACCGATGACATCGCTGACGTGGAGATGACGACAAATGTGGGTATCCCCGGGCGCTGGGTGTTCAGAATCGATGATGCCCAGGTGCAAGTGGGGGGCTGCAGCAATACAA CCTCTGTCTGCCTGACGCTGCGGCCCTGCCTGAATGGGGGGAAGTGTATCGAGGACTGCATCACGGGGAACCCCTCCTAcacctgctcctgcctggctggctTTACTGGGAAGAGGTGCCATGTTG ATGTGGACGAGTGTCTCTCCCACCCATGTCAGAACGGAGCCTCCTGCCTCAATGGTGCCGGCAACTTCAGCTGCAGGTGCCTGCCGGGCTTCAGAGGCACCAACTGCGAGACCG AAGAGTCGCCATGTGAGAGCAGGGTGTGCCAGAACGGCGGGAGGTGCAAGGCGGTGAACGGGACGGCAGCGTGCTTGTGCCAGCCGGGGTACACAGGGGTGGACTGCCAGACAG AGGTGAACGAGTGCGAGTCCAGCCCGTGCTTGAACGGTGGGCACTGTGTCGACATGGTTGATAACTACACCTGCGTGTGCCTGGAGCCCTTCGTGGGACAGCGCTGTGAGACAg ACTCATCTTCCTGCGAGGACCGGAGCTGCAGAAACCGGCAGACGTGCAACTACATCCGCCCTGGCCGCTACATCTGCACCTGCTCCCCGGGTTATTACGGCAACAACTGCCAGTACG GTGGGCCCCGTGTGCCCGGCGCCTGCCTCTCCCACCCATGCCAGAACGCGGGCAGCTGCCTGGAGACGGAGCAGGGCTACATCTGCGAATGCCGGGAGGGCTACACCGGGCAGGACTGTCGAGACA AACTCTCGGATGGCTGTGAGTGTCGCAATGGGGGCAGTTGTCTGGAGGGGAATGTCACCATCTGCCAATGCCCACCTGGGTTTTTTGGTCTCCTCTGTGAATTTG AAGTCACCACCACGCCGTGCAACATGAACACGCAGTGCCCGGATGGTGGGTACTGCATGGAGTATGGCGGGAGCTACCTCTGTGTCTGCCACACTGACTACAGCACCAACCACA CGATGCCATCCCCCTGTGACTCAGAGCCCTGCCTGAACGGGGGGTCCTGTGAGGTTCATGACGACTCGTATACCTGCGAGTGTCCTCGAGGCTTCCTTGGCAAGCACTGCGAGAAAG CCAAGCCACGGCTCTGCAGCATGGGGCCCTGTCGCAACGGGGGCACCTGCAGGGAGGCGGATGGCGAGTACCACTGCACCTGCCCCTACCGCTTCACCGGCAAGCACTGCGAGATCG GTAAGCCAGACCCCTGTGCCTCGGGGCCCTGCCAGAACGGGGGCACCTGCTTCCACTACATCGGCAAGTACAAGTGCGACTGTCCCCCAGGCTACGCTGGCCGGCACTGCGAGATTG TGCCCTCCGCGTGCTTCCTTAGCCCCTGTGAGAACGGCGCTACCTGCGAGGACCTTGGCGGGGGCTATGCTTGCATGTGCCCCATGGGCTATGTAGGGAAGCACTGCCAGTCTG AGGTCGACTGTGGCGTCCCCAGCGAGGTGAAGCATGCCCAGGCCTCTTTCAACTCCACCAAGGTGGGCTCGCTGGCTGAATACCAGTGTGAGCTGGGCTACACCCTCAGTCAGCACAACCACCCCCGTGTCTGCCGCTTGCCAGGCGTCTGGAGCGACCCCCCCGAATGCGATG AGATTGATGAGTGcctgtcccagccctgcctgaacGGTGGCCGGTGCAAGGACCGCATTGCCGAGTTCCTGTGCCTGTGTGAGCCAGGTTACAGCGGCCACCACTGCGAGTCGG ATGTTGATGAGTGCCAGTCAGAGCCCTGTAAGAATGGCGGGACCTGCTGGGACCTCCCTGGGTCCTTCACTTGCTACTGTCCCGAGGGCTTTGTGGGGACCCAGTGCGAGACAG aAGTGGACGCCTGCGAGTCAGCCCCTTGCCGAAATGGAGGAGAGTGCGAGAGCTACAGGGGCTCCTACCTCTGTGTGTGCCCAGAGGGTTTCTTCGGCTACCACTGCGAGATAG CCAGCGACCCGTGCTTCTCCAGTCCCTGCGGGAGCAGAGGCTACTGCCTGCCCAGCAATGGCACCCACAGCTGCACCTGCAAAGTCAGCTACACAGGCAAGAGCTGCGAAAAAG AATTGCTGCCACCAACCTCATTAAAGGTGGAAAGGGTGGAGGACACTGGTGTGTTGATTTCTTGGCACCCACCTGAGGACGCAGCCGCCAGGCAACTCATTGACGGCTACGCCGTGACGTACGTATCCCTCGACGGCTCTTACCGCAGGACAGATTTTGTGGACCGAAGTCGTTCTGCCCACCAATTGCGGGCACTAGCCTCCGGCAGAGCCTacaatatttctgtcttttcagtcAAACGCAACGTGAACAACAAGAACGATATCAGCAGGCCCGTCATGCTCACCACACGCACTA GACCGCGTACGGTGGAAGGCTTTGAGATCACGAACGTGACAGCCAGCACCATCACGGTGCAATGGGCTCTCCACCGGCTCAAGCACTCCACTGTCAGTAGGGTGCGTGTCTCCATCCGCCAGCCGGGGGACCTGGCAGACCGCACCGTGGAGCTGAACAGCAGCGTGGCCAAGTACACCTTCCT GGATCTGCAACCAGGAGAGAGGTACATCATCCATGTCACGACGCTGAGCGGCCTGGGGACGGAAGACCACCCCTCGGAGAGTCTGGCCACGGCCCCCTTCCATGTGTGGACAA ggcctctacccccccaaaacctcacCGCCTCCCGCGTCACCACCACCTCCGTGTCGATGGCGTGGGAGCAGCCGTCCACCGGCGCTGTAGAGGGGTACATCATCAACGTCACCACCGCTCAGAGTGTGAAGAGCCGCTACGTGCCCAATGGGAAGCTTGTGTCCTACACAGTGCGGGACCTGCTCCCTGGGCAGTGGTACCGCCTGTCCGTGACGGCTGTGCAGAACACAGAGCAAGGCCAAGTGCACAGTGAACCCATCCACCTCTACATCACCACCT TGCAGAGGGATGGGGCTCCGGAGAGACGGTGGAGCCAAGGTGGACACCCCCGGGTCCTGCGCAACAGGCTGCCCCCAGCTTTCCTGCCCGAGCTCCGCTTGCTAGCAGATCACGACACAGCTGAGGAGCCCTCACCAGCCCCCAG GTTCACCGAGCTGGTGGATGGCAGAGGGAGGATCAGCGCCAGGTTTGGCACTGCGCTGGGTAAATCCATCACTGTGAAGACAC AGCCGGAGGCTCCAGTGAAGCTGGAGAATGCGGAGGTGTCCAGCCAGGGCAGTCTGGCACTGCAGCTGCGCGAGGCAAAGAGCAAGA GTGAGGGGCAGAACTGCTCCACAAACCCCTGCAGGAACGGAGGCACCTGCGCCAGGGACGCCGAGTCCTACCACTGCGACTGCCGCCTGGGATTTAAGGGCCGGCTCTGCGAGCTGG GTACAGGAGAGTCTACAAGGTACACCAGGACATCTGCTACAAGGAGAGCTGCGAGGGTACCGGTTCCGAGAAGACAACCAGCAG aaaaccAAGCAACAGTCACACACTGA